Proteins found in one candidate division TA06 bacterium genomic segment:
- the pgeF gene encoding peptidoglycan editing factor PgeF — MTAELISEQNGLSILSFDILNRYGIKHGMVIKSNGREIDKEQVYQKLGTGGRLAVTHHVHGAHIETIPPEYSGYYPKKIEADGLMTQVPGAVITIHTADCVPIFLADKENKAVCLIHAGWKGTALGIAQKGLQQFMAAYGLKPGSIAAVIGPAIEQNCYQVGAEVADKFGPPVKISEGGGKWRLDLKAENRSQIVQAWLSPEDIHVSELCTFCQHRLLHSYRREKKLKSQMISFMEA; from the coding sequence ATGACCGCAGAACTGATCTCGGAACAGAACGGCCTGAGCATCCTGAGCTTTGATATCCTGAACCGGTATGGCATAAAGCACGGGATGGTCATCAAGTCAAACGGACGGGAAATAGACAAGGAGCAGGTTTACCAGAAACTGGGAACCGGGGGCAGGCTGGCGGTGACCCACCATGTCCACGGAGCGCACATAGAAACGATCCCGCCGGAATATTCCGGGTACTACCCAAAAAAGATCGAAGCTGACGGGCTGATGACCCAGGTTCCCGGCGCGGTGATCACCATCCACACCGCCGACTGCGTCCCCATATTCCTGGCGGACAAGGAAAACAAAGCGGTCTGCCTGATCCATGCCGGATGGAAGGGTACCGCCCTGGGCATCGCCCAAAAGGGACTGCAGCAGTTCATGGCGGCATACGGCCTTAAACCGGGAAGCATTGCGGCGGTGATCGGTCCGGCCATCGAACAGAACTGCTATCAGGTCGGGGCAGAAGTGGCTGACAAGTTCGGTCCGCCGGTCAAAATATCAGAGGGCGGCGGCAAATGGCGGTTGGACCTGAAGGCAGAGAACCGGAGCCAGATAGTTCAAGCCTGGCTTTCACCTGAAGACATTCATGTCTCGGAACTCTGCACCTTCTGCCAGCACCGCCTGCTTCATTCATACCGGAGAGAAAAAAAGCTTAAAAGCCAAATGATCTCATTTATGGAGGCTTAG
- a CDS encoding MerR family transcriptional regulator has translation MDEQTAPVAEQPQSRPKMDRSDRMKVYHNIREVSQMAELEPYILRFWESEFSALKPKTTRGGRRQYQVEDIKMVLLIKKLLYQDGYTIAGARNRLKEIKEKERDQLEIPFNQWRSRSGVKAIAGELRQVLDILNRKPPSLK, from the coding sequence ATGGACGAACAAACAGCCCCGGTTGCGGAACAGCCACAAAGCAGACCCAAGATGGACAGATCCGACCGGATGAAGGTCTACCACAACATCCGGGAGGTTTCCCAGATGGCGGAGCTGGAGCCGTATATCCTGAGATTCTGGGAGAGCGAGTTTTCGGCGCTCAAGCCCAAGACCACCCGGGGCGGCCGCCGCCAGTACCAGGTGGAGGACATCAAGATGGTGCTGCTGATCAAGAAGCTGCTGTACCAGGACGGCTACACTATAGCCGGGGCCCGCAACCGCCTGAAGGAGATCAAGGAAAAGGAGCGGGACCAGCTGGAGATCCCTTTCAACCAATGGCGCAGCCGGTCGGGGGTCAAGGCCATCGCCGGAGAACTGAGGCAGGTGCTGGATATTCTAAACCGGAAGCCGCCCTCTTTAAAATAA
- a CDS encoding amino acid permease, translating to MPFSESEFITKLVNKFRRTVIGGPKDVDDPKIFHKISLVALMAWIGLGADGLSSSSYGPDEAFRTLGTHTYLLVFIALATALTVFIISYAYSRIIEHFPHGGGGYIVATHTLGEKAGVISGAALLVDYILTITVSIVSCGDALFSFLPLHYHVYKIPLCALLILVLILLNLRGVKESVTFLAPIFVVFFLTHIIMIGYGILSHTGQFVPVAVEVRNSLKTDIAAIGMWGVLAIFMRAYSMGAGTYTGIEAVSNGLQVMREPRVKTGKRTMALMATSLAFTAGGLLICYMLLRVQPMAGKTMNAVLAEALFGSWPLGSALALVTLASEGALLFVAAQTGFIDGPRVMANMAIDSWFPHRFAALSDRLSMQNGVLLMGIASMALLFYTKGSITMLVIMYSINVFLTFSLSETGMIRYFITHRKREKDWKKHIPVHITGLILCLTILGIAVYEKFLHGGWLTLVITFVLVVLCYRIRNHYETVKKGSRELDEMLLDLPTHGSKNVEPLNPKEMTAVVLVNEYNGFGVHTLLSVIRNFPKLYKNFIFISVAVVDSGSFKGAQEVDALKISVEESLKKYVDIARRFGFPADYRMDVGTEVIETASQLCQEVAKEYPRSTVFASKLIFTRESIFHRFLHNETPFALQQRLQWLGITTVVLPIRTTI from the coding sequence ATGCCGTTTTCCGAGTCGGAATTCATCACCAAGTTAGTCAACAAGTTCCGCCGCACAGTCATCGGCGGCCCCAAGGACGTGGATGATCCTAAGATATTCCACAAGATCTCGCTGGTGGCCCTGATGGCCTGGATCGGTCTGGGAGCGGACGGGCTTTCGTCGTCTTCCTACGGTCCGGATGAAGCTTTTCGGACTCTGGGGACCCACACCTACCTGTTGGTGTTCATCGCCCTGGCCACGGCCCTGACGGTCTTTATCATCTCCTACGCCTACTCCCGGATCATCGAGCATTTCCCCCACGGCGGAGGCGGTTATATAGTGGCCACCCATACCCTGGGGGAGAAGGCCGGGGTGATTTCCGGCGCGGCCCTGCTGGTGGATTACATCCTGACCATCACCGTTTCCATCGTTTCCTGCGGCGACGCCCTGTTCAGCTTCCTGCCGCTGCATTACCATGTTTACAAGATCCCGCTGTGCGCCTTACTGATCCTGGTGCTAATCCTGCTGAACCTGAGGGGCGTCAAGGAGTCGGTCACCTTTCTGGCCCCGATCTTTGTCGTATTTTTTCTGACCCATATCATCATGATCGGTTACGGCATCCTGAGCCATACGGGACAATTTGTCCCGGTAGCCGTAGAGGTCCGAAACAGCCTCAAAACTGATATTGCGGCCATCGGAATGTGGGGAGTGCTGGCCATATTCATGCGGGCCTATTCAATGGGCGCCGGCACCTACACCGGGATCGAGGCGGTCTCCAACGGCCTGCAGGTGATGCGCGAGCCCCGGGTGAAGACCGGCAAACGGACCATGGCCCTGATGGCCACCTCGCTGGCCTTCACCGCCGGCGGACTGCTGATTTGCTATATGCTGCTCCGGGTGCAGCCGATGGCGGGAAAGACCATGAATGCGGTGCTGGCCGAAGCGTTGTTCGGCAGCTGGCCGCTGGGATCGGCGCTGGCCCTGGTGACGCTGGCATCGGAAGGGGCATTGCTGTTTGTGGCCGCCCAGACCGGTTTCATCGACGGGCCGCGGGTGATGGCCAACATGGCCATCGACTCCTGGTTCCCCCACCGCTTTGCGGCCCTGTCGGACCGGCTTTCGATGCAGAACGGCGTGCTGCTGATGGGGATCGCGTCTATGGCCCTGCTATTCTACACCAAGGGATCGATCACCATGCTGGTGATCATGTATTCCATCAACGTTTTTCTGACCTTTTCCCTTTCGGAAACGGGGATGATCAGGTATTTCATCACCCACCGCAAACGGGAAAAAGACTGGAAGAAGCATATCCCGGTGCATATCACCGGCCTGATCCTGTGCCTGACCATCCTGGGCATCGCGGTTTATGAAAAATTCCTGCACGGCGGATGGCTGACACTGGTGATCACCTTTGTATTGGTTGTTTTGTGCTACCGCATCCGCAACCATTACGAGACGGTCAAGAAGGGTTCCCGGGAGCTGGACGAGATGCTGCTGGATCTGCCAACCCACGGATCCAAGAACGTGGAACCGCTCAATCCCAAGGAGATGACGGCGGTGGTGCTGGTAAACGAATACAACGGGTTCGGGGTTCATACTCTGCTTTCAGTGATCAGAAATTTCCCGAAACTATACAAAAATTTCATCTTTATCTCAGTGGCGGTGGTTGATTCCGGATCCTTCAAGGGGGCCCAGGAAGTTGATGCCCTGAAAATATCGGTGGAGGAATCGCTTAAAAAATACGTGGATATAGCCCGGCGTTTCGGCTTCCCGGCCGATTACCGGATGGATGTGGGCACCGAGGTGATTGAGACCGCCAGCCAGCTTTGCCAGGAGGTAGCCAAGGAATATCCACGGTCCACAGTCTTCGCCAGCAAGCTGATATTCACCCGGGAAAGCATCTTCCACCGGTTCCTGCACAACGAGACCCCGTTCGCCCTGCAGCAGCGCCTGCAGTGGCTGGGCATCACCACCGTGGTGCTGCCGATCAGGACCACGATCTGA